Genomic window (uncultured Hyphomonas sp.):
GCCTCAAGACCACAGCCGGGCACTTCCTTGACATCCGCCGCTACGGGACCGGGGCCTGCGACGTCAGATATGGCGCGTGAAAGCGGATGGCGGCTGGAGCGGGCGAGCAGGGCGGCATCGGCAATGACCTTTGGCCCCGTATCTTCGCTCAGTTGAGGGACGCCAAGAGACAGCGTGCCGGTTTTGTCCAGCACGATCCGGTCGACCGACGCGAAACGTTCCAGCGCATCGCCCGATTTCAGGAAGATGCCGCGCTGGAAGAGTTTGCCCGCAGCAACCACGTGTGCCACCGGAGCGGCGAGGGCGAGGGCGCAGGGGCAGGTAATGATCAATGTCGAAACCGCGATCAGGATGGATTCCCGGAAACCTGCGCCGGCCAGCATCCAGCCAATGAAAGTGAGCGCGGCGGCAGAGTGAACGAACGGCACGTAGAGGGCGACAGCCTTGTCCGCGATCCGCCGGTAAGCAGAGCGCCGCTGTTCACCAGCCTCCAGCATCCGTCCGATGTCGGCAAGCAGGGAGTCCGAAGCGCGTGACAGGGCTTTTGCCTGAACCGGGCCGGAGAGGTTCACCGAACCGGCATAAATTCTCATGCCTTTGGAAAGGACGTGGGGTGCGCTTTCTCCCGTGACCAGGCTTTCGTCCAGCTCGCAAATATCATCCGCGAGCGCCATATCGACGACCGCTCTTTCTCCCTGCGCCAGAAGGATCGTGTCACCCGGCGCCACAACGCCAGGGTTCACCTTGATCGCGTTTCCGTCGCAGTCGACACGCGTAACAGCCCGGCTCGACATCCCGGCAAGGTCATTCGCGGCAGAACAGGCTCGCCGTCTCACACGGGCTTCCAGAAACCGCCCGATAAGAAGGAAGAAGATCAGCATTGCGGCAGCGTCGAAATAGGCGTGCTCACCGCCGCGGATTGTTTCCACGACGCTCACCGAGAAAGCGAGAATGATGGCCAGTGAGATTGGCACATCCATATTTGCGCGGCCGCGCCGCAGGACAGACCAGGCAGACCGGAAAAACGGACGCCCGGAAAATGCTACGGCCGGCAGCGCAATCACGCCGGAAATTGCGTGCATGATCTGCTTGGTGTTGCTGCCCATCTCGCCGGCACCGGACCAGACGGAAACAGAAAGCAGCATGATGTTCGCCGCCGCAAAGGCAGCAACACCCATTGCCAGGAGAAGGTCCTTCTCTTCCTTGCGCTGGACTTCGTCTGCGTCAGTCTCTGCCGCAGCGCTGACACCATATCCAAGCCCCGATACGGTTTCAGCGATGTCCGAGGCGGGCAGGGGGCCTTGCCAGGTTATATTGAGTTTGCCCGTGGAGAGGTTCAGGCGGGCCTCGGAGACCCCCTCCAGGGCGCTGACCGATTTCTCGATCTTGGCCAGACATCCTGCGCATTTCGCGCCCGAAACATGAAGTTCCAAGTGCTGGGATTTGCCGCTTTTCTGCACAAAAGCGGACAGGCCCGAATATGGCGACTCCTGATCTGGTGTGTCGCTGAGGGACCAGTCACGCGTATGCGCGAGGACGTCCGTCGTGCTCATGGGATGATCAGTTTCTTGCTCGCTGTAAACTCAACCTGATCTGTACCATAGGGAACGCTCGCTTGCACACGCGCTTCCCATACGCCTTTCTCGAGCAGGCTGATGTCGGCAAAATAGTCGCCGTTTGCGCTGCGCTGAAGTTCAACCGGAACATCTTCAGCGCCGGTGACGGTGCGGCGCAGTTGCGCCTGCACATCCTGTGTCGTGAGCGGGGCGTCCTCCTGAGTGAGAAAGCGTACAACCAACCGGTCGCCCGTTTCTGTCGGGGTCAGGCCAATTTGTGCCG
Coding sequences:
- a CDS encoding heavy metal translocating P-type ATPase, whose product is MSTTDVLAHTRDWSLSDTPDQESPYSGLSAFVQKSGKSQHLELHVSGAKCAGCLAKIEKSVSALEGVSEARLNLSTGKLNITWQGPLPASDIAETVSGLGYGVSAAAETDADEVQRKEEKDLLLAMGVAAFAAANIMLLSVSVWSGAGEMGSNTKQIMHAISGVIALPAVAFSGRPFFRSAWSVLRRGRANMDVPISLAIILAFSVSVVETIRGGEHAYFDAAAMLIFFLLIGRFLEARVRRRACSAANDLAGMSSRAVTRVDCDGNAIKVNPGVVAPGDTILLAQGERAVVDMALADDICELDESLVTGESAPHVLSKGMRIYAGSVNLSGPVQAKALSRASDSLLADIGRMLEAGEQRRSAYRRIADKAVALYVPFVHSAAALTFIGWMLAGAGFRESILIAVSTLIITCPCALALAAPVAHVVAAGKLFQRGIFLKSGDALERFASVDRIVLDKTGTLSLGVPQLSEDTGPKVIADAALLARSSRHPLSRAISDVAGPGPVAADVKEVPGCGLEASVEGQLWRLGSGRWIGVDHGGTHTRNLYLQRGDEEPVPLEFTDRLIPGTDDAIRALAEAGYETEILSGDTEDRVREVASELGISHYTAAASPQEKAAHLESLRDQGHKVLMVGDGLNDAGALSLAHASVTPGSAIDISQSASDAVYSGGIQSLPVLLKLSKRTRSVMLENFTFAALYNLVAIPIAVTGHATPLVAALAMSFSSVAVSLNAIRLAAFAQDK
- a CDS encoding FixH family protein, encoding MTASVTRKQFRLNGWHVFLMLCAFFGFMFIVNGIFLWAALSSFPGEDEQKSYIQGLHYNETISARRIQEEQGWSAQIGLTPTETGDRLVVRFLTQEDAPLTTQDVQAQLRRTVTGAEDVPVELQRSANGDYFADISLLEKGVWEARVQASVPYGTDQVEFTASKKLIIP